Proteins encoded within one genomic window of Etheostoma cragini isolate CJK2018 chromosome 21, CSU_Ecrag_1.0, whole genome shotgun sequence:
- the LOC117936621 gene encoding ras-related protein Rab-37-like isoform X2 — MERMESMEPISAHYTTAYPEIHPDSGYESRETADSQAKTPPAPTYDEELVHKTILVGDSGVGKTSLLVQFDQGKFIPGSFSATVGIGFTNKVVTVDDVKVKLQIWDTAGQERFRSVTHAYYRDAHALLLLYDITSKTSFDNIRAWLTEIHEYAQSDVVIMLLGNKADMSSDRAIRREEGERLAREHSVPFMETSAKTGVNVELAFTAVSKELKHRAVQHPSQPKFHIHEYIEAQKEKSGCCSSYF; from the exons ATGGAGCGGATGGAGTCGATGGAGCCGATCTCGGCGCACTACACCACGGCGTACCCTGAGATCCATCCCGATAGCGGCTACGAATCCCGAGAGACGGCCGACAGCCAGGCAAAGACCCCCCCCGCTCCGACATATGACGAGGAATTAGTGCACAAG ACGATCCTGGTCGGGGACAGCGGAGTGGGAAAGACGTCTCTGTTGGTGCAGTTTGATCAGGGAAAGTTCATCCCCGGCTCCTTTTCCGCAACAGTGGGCATTGGATTCAcg AACAAAGTGGTGACCGTTGACGATGTAAAGGTCAAACTACAG aTTTGGGACACAGCAGGACAGGAGAGGTTCAGAAGTGTGACACATGCATATTACAGAGATGCACACG CTTTGCTCCTCCTGTACGACATCACCAGCAAAACCTCCTTTGACAACATAAGG GCATGGCTGACAGAGATCCATGAGTATGCACAGAGCGACGTAGTCATCATGTTGCTGGGCAACAAG GCTGACATGAGCAGCGACAGAGCCATccggagagaggaaggagagcgGCTGGCCAGA GAGCATTCAGTTCCCTTCATGGAGACAAGTGCCAAGACAGGAGTCAACGTAGAGCTGGCCTTCACGGCTGTGTCCAA GGAACTGAAGCACCGGGCCGTCCAACATCCCAGTCAACCCAAGTTCCACATTCATGAATACATTGAAGCACAGAAGGAGAAATCGGGCTGCTGCAGCAGCTACTTCTGA
- the LOC117936621 gene encoding ras-related protein Rab-37-like isoform X1, producing MERMESMEPISAHYTTAYPEIHPDSGYESRETADSQAKTPPAPTYDEELVHKTILVGDSGVGKTSLLVQFDQGKFIPGSFSATVGIGFTNKVVTVDDVKVKLQIWDTAGQERFRSVTHAYYRDAHALLLLYDITSKTSFDNIRAWLTEIHEYAQSDVVIMLLGNKADMSSDRAIRREEGERLARVSFSFRCASTTDAADCAAHCCFFLSLSPGAFSSLHGDKCQDRSQRRAGLHGCVQGTEAPGRPTSQSTQVPHS from the exons ATGGAGCGGATGGAGTCGATGGAGCCGATCTCGGCGCACTACACCACGGCGTACCCTGAGATCCATCCCGATAGCGGCTACGAATCCCGAGAGACGGCCGACAGCCAGGCAAAGACCCCCCCCGCTCCGACATATGACGAGGAATTAGTGCACAAG ACGATCCTGGTCGGGGACAGCGGAGTGGGAAAGACGTCTCTGTTGGTGCAGTTTGATCAGGGAAAGTTCATCCCCGGCTCCTTTTCCGCAACAGTGGGCATTGGATTCAcg AACAAAGTGGTGACCGTTGACGATGTAAAGGTCAAACTACAG aTTTGGGACACAGCAGGACAGGAGAGGTTCAGAAGTGTGACACATGCATATTACAGAGATGCACACG CTTTGCTCCTCCTGTACGACATCACCAGCAAAACCTCCTTTGACAACATAAGG GCATGGCTGACAGAGATCCATGAGTATGCACAGAGCGACGTAGTCATCATGTTGCTGGGCAACAAG GCTGACATGAGCAGCGACAGAGCCATccggagagaggaaggagagcgGCTGGCCAGAGTGAGTTTTTCCTTCCGCTGTGCAAGCACAACTGATGCTGCTGACTGTGCTGCTCACTGctgtttcttcctctccttgTCTCCAGGAGCATTCAGTTCCCTTCATGGAGACAAGTGCCAAGACAGGAGTCAACGTAGAGCTGGCCTTCACGGCTGTGTCCAA GGAACTGAAGCACCGGGCCGTCCAACATCCCAGTCAACCCAAGTTCCACATTCATGA
- the slc9a3r1a gene encoding Na(+)/H(+) exchange regulatory cofactor NHE-RF1a, which produces MSNLRPRLCVLEKGPSGYGFHLHGEKGKTGQFIRLVEPDTPASAAGLLAGDRLVFVNGESVEGESHQQVVARIRSTTGALEVIVVDGETAELLKKHNLQCRKEFVTEGIPLPGGDSDSDRGDSKNNGTPRESSPVPPENGDASSESSDRSGRLSVSSSTKEEGGGLRPRLCRMKKGASGYGFNLHSEKTKPGQFIRAVDQDSPAQRVGLRPQDKIVQRAPRTAPAADSLALSMSLAEAKEKARQKRAAKKAPTMDWSKRNELFSNL; this is translated from the exons ATGTCGAACCTCCGACCCAGGCTGTGTGTGCTGGAGAAAGGACCCAGCGGCTACGGGTTCCACCTGCACGGGGAGAAGGGCAAGACCGGGCAGTTTATCAGGCTCGTGGAGCCCGACACTCCCGCTTCCGCGGCCGGGCTTCTGGCGGGCGACCGCCTGGTGTTCGTGAATGGAGAGAGCGTGGAGGGCGAGAGCCATCAGCAAGTGGTCGCCCGGATACGGTCCACAACCGGGGCTCTGGAGGTTATCGTGGTGGACGGCGAGACGGCGGAGCTGCTCAAGAAACACAACCTGCAGTGCCGGAAAGAGTTCGTCACGGAGGGGATTCCCCTGCCCGGGGGGGACAGCGACTCTGACCGCGGGGACTCGAAGAACAACGGCACCCCGAGGGAGTCCAGCCCTGTCCCGCCCGAGAACGGGGACGCTTCCTCGGAGAGCTCGGACAGGTCGGGGAGGCTGAGTGTCAGCTCCAGCACCAAG gaggaggggggggggctgcgcCCGCGGCTCTGCCGCATGAAGAAGGGAGCCAGCGGCTACGGCTTCAACCTGCACAGCGAGAAGACCAAACCGGGCCAGTTCATCCGAGCTGTGGACCAGGACTCTCCGGCACAGAGAGTCGGCCTCCGACCACAGGACAAGATCGTCCAG CGGGCCCCGAGGACGGCCCCAGCAGCTGACAGCCTGGCTCTGAGCATGTCGCTGGCCGAGGCCAAAGAGAAAGCTCGGCAGAAACGAGCTGCCAAGAAAGCCCCGACCATGGACTGGAGCAAGAGGAACGAACTGTTCAGCAACctataa